The following coding sequences are from one Bradyrhizobium sp. WSM471 window:
- a CDS encoding IS110 family transposase, with amino-acid sequence MSQIIRIGMDTSKYIFQLHGVDASEQVVLRKRLGRKGMLEFFAKLPPTVVVIEACGAAHVLARELGKLGHTAKLIAPQLVKPYVARNKNDGRDAEGLCEAASRPRMRYVPVKTAEQQAALMLLGIREQLVVRRTQLSNMIRGYAAEFGLIEAKGLDKLVSFLAAIEHDERVPTLARELFATLARQYDQVQVELKAVEAKLLAWHRANALSRRLAQIPGIGPVTAAALVMKAPDPHAFRSGRLFAAWLGLTPKDHSTAGKTRLGKITRAGDETLRQLLVLGATSVVKIAKSKARGPSWLIELLKRKTPKLAAVALANKMARIAWKLMTTGEQYDRARLGAQNEAQTAAAV; translated from the coding sequence GTGAGCCAGATTATCCGCATTGGGATGGATACGTCGAAGTATATCTTTCAACTGCATGGGGTGGATGCCTCGGAGCAGGTCGTGCTGCGCAAACGGCTTGGCCGCAAGGGGATGCTGGAGTTCTTTGCCAAGCTGCCGCCGACGGTGGTGGTGATCGAGGCGTGTGGGGCGGCTCACGTCCTGGCGCGAGAGCTAGGTAAGCTGGGACACACAGCCAAGCTGATCGCTCCGCAGCTGGTGAAACCCTACGTGGCGCGCAATAAGAACGATGGGCGCGATGCAGAGGGGCTGTGCGAGGCGGCGAGCCGGCCGCGGATGCGCTATGTGCCGGTGAAAACCGCCGAGCAACAGGCCGCGCTGATGCTGCTGGGCATCCGCGAACAACTGGTCGTGCGACGCACTCAACTTTCCAACATGATCCGCGGCTATGCGGCGGAGTTCGGTCTGATCGAGGCCAAGGGGCTGGACAAGCTGGTCTCGTTCCTGGCCGCAATCGAGCACGATGAAAGGGTGCCGACGCTGGCCCGCGAACTGTTTGCGACGCTTGCCCGCCAATATGATCAGGTGCAGGTCGAGCTGAAGGCAGTGGAGGCGAAGCTTCTCGCCTGGCACCGTGCCAATGCCTTGAGCCGTCGTTTGGCTCAGATCCCGGGGATCGGTCCGGTCACCGCCGCAGCACTGGTGATGAAGGCACCCGATCCTCACGCCTTCCGCTCGGGACGGCTGTTTGCCGCCTGGCTCGGCCTGACCCCAAAGGACCATTCCACCGCGGGAAAGACCAGGCTCGGCAAGATAACCCGTGCAGGCGATGAGACCTTGCGTCAGCTGCTGGTGCTTGGGGCAACTTCGGTGGTCAAGATCGCCAAATCGAAAGCTCGTGGGCCGAGCTGGCTGATCGAGCTTTTGAAGCGCAAAACACCGAAGCTGGCGGCGGTGGCGCTGGCCAACAAGATGGCCCGCATCGCCTGGAAGCTGATGACGACGGGAGAGCAATACGATCGCGCGCGGCTAGGGGCGCAAAACGAGGCCCAAACGGCCGCTGCCGTGTGA
- a CDS encoding short-chain fatty acyl-CoA regulator family protein has protein sequence MPAGSSKKLFVGPRFRRIRQQLGLSQTQIAEGLGISPSYVNLIERNQRPVTAQILLRLAETYDLDLRDLATADEDRFFAELNEIFSDPLFRQIDVPKQELRDLAELCPGVTHALQRLYAAYTEARQGETLAAAQMADRDVGTRYEANPVERVRELIEANRNYFPELEQAAETLRDELNVPAEELYAALAARLREKHSIQTRIMPVDVMRETLRRFDRHRRQLLISELVDPPGRAFQLAFQLGLVECAQHLETIIGRAGPLDDTPRRLFRITLGNYFAAAVMMPYPAFLAAAEALNYDIHLLAQRFNSGFEQVCHRLTTLQRPNARGIPFFLLRVDNAGNVSKRFSSGTFPFSKFGGTCPLWNVHSTFDTPDRLLKQVIELPDGTRYFSIAQMVRRPVAPHPLPQPRFAIGLGCEIRHAARLVYAAGLDLEKTEGTPIGVNCRLCERENCAQRAEPPITRTLILDETTRRVSSFAFSNAREL, from the coding sequence ATGCCCGCCGGTTCCAGCAAGAAGCTCTTTGTCGGCCCGCGCTTCCGGCGCATCCGACAGCAATTGGGGCTGTCGCAGACCCAGATCGCCGAGGGGCTCGGGATCTCGCCGAGCTATGTCAATCTGATCGAGCGCAACCAGCGTCCGGTGACCGCGCAGATCCTGCTGCGGCTGGCCGAAACCTACGACCTCGACCTGCGCGACCTCGCGACCGCTGACGAGGACCGCTTCTTCGCCGAACTCAACGAGATTTTCTCCGACCCGCTGTTCCGCCAGATCGACGTTCCCAAGCAGGAACTGCGCGACCTCGCCGAGCTCTGCCCGGGCGTCACCCACGCGCTGCAACGGCTCTATGCGGCCTATACCGAGGCGCGGCAGGGCGAGACGCTGGCCGCGGCACAAATGGCCGATCGCGACGTCGGCACCCGCTATGAGGCCAATCCGGTCGAGCGCGTCCGCGAGCTGATCGAGGCCAACCGCAACTACTTTCCGGAACTCGAGCAGGCCGCGGAGACTCTGCGCGACGAACTGAACGTGCCGGCCGAAGAGCTTTACGCGGCTCTCGCGGCACGGCTGCGCGAAAAGCATTCGATCCAGACCCGCATCATGCCGGTGGACGTGATGCGCGAAACGCTGAGGCGCTTCGACCGCCACCGCCGCCAGCTCCTGATCTCCGAGCTGGTCGACCCGCCCGGCCGCGCGTTCCAGCTCGCCTTTCAGCTGGGCCTGGTTGAATGCGCACAGCATCTGGAGACCATCATCGGCCGCGCCGGCCCGCTCGACGACACACCGCGCCGCCTGTTCCGGATCACGCTCGGCAACTACTTTGCGGCCGCCGTGATGATGCCCTACCCGGCTTTCCTGGCCGCGGCGGAAGCGCTGAATTACGACATCCATCTGCTGGCGCAGCGCTTCAATTCCGGCTTCGAGCAGGTCTGCCATCGGCTCACCACCCTGCAGCGGCCGAACGCGCGCGGCATCCCGTTCTTCCTGCTTCGTGTCGACAATGCGGGCAACGTCTCGAAGCGATTTTCATCGGGCACATTCCCGTTCTCGAAATTCGGCGGCACTTGTCCGTTGTGGAACGTGCACTCGACCTTCGACACGCCTGATCGCCTGCTGAAGCAGGTGATCGAGCTGCCGGACGGCACGCGCTATTTCTCGATCGCGCAGATGGTACGCCGCCCCGTCGCGCCGCACCCGCTGCCGCAGCCGCGCTTCGCCATCGGCCTCGGCTGCGAGATCCGCCACGCCGCGCGCCTCGTCTACGCTGCCGGGCTCGATCTGGAGAAAACGGAGGGCACGCCGATCGGCGTCAACTGCCGTCTCTGCGAGCGCGAAAACTGCGCCCAGCGCGCCGAGCCGCCGATCACGCGCACGCTGATCCTGGACGAGACGACGCGGCGCGTGAGCTCGTTCGCGTTCTCGAATGCACGGGAGTTGTGA
- a CDS encoding isocitrate lyase has product MNYQPRGISTLQAPASYQSEVEAARSLLETQPTWNGVSAEAVARMRLQNRFKTGLDVARYTAALMRADMAAYDGDPTKYTQSLGCWHGFIAQQKLISVKKHFGKTDRTYLYLSGWMIAALRSEFGPLPDQSMHEKTSVPALIEELYTFLRQADSRELNDIFRNLDKARKEGDKTREKELIEKIDNFQTHVVPVIADIDAGFGNAEATYLLAKKMIEAGACALQIENQVSDEKQCGHQDGKVTVPHEVFLAKIRACRHAFLELGVEDGIVVTRTDSLGAGLTQQIAVSHKPGDLGDQYNSFLDCEEVTAENARNGDVIINRNGKMMRPKRLPSNLYQFRPGTGEDRCVLDCITSLQNGADLLWIETEKPHIEQIAKMVDRIRKVVPNAKLAYNNSPSFNWTLNFRWQVYDAMKEAGKDVSKYNRAELMKPEYDDTPLAQEADERIRTFQADSAKRAGIFHHLITLPTYHTAALSTDNLAKEYFGDQGMLGYVKNVQRAEIRQGIACAKHQNMAGSDIGDDHKEYFAGEAALKAGGAHNTMNQFG; this is encoded by the coding sequence ATGAATTACCAGCCCCGCGGCATCAGCACCCTCCAGGCCCCCGCCTCGTATCAAAGTGAGGTCGAGGCGGCCCGGTCGCTCCTGGAGACCCAGCCGACCTGGAACGGGGTGTCGGCCGAGGCCGTCGCCCGCATGCGCCTGCAGAACCGCTTCAAGACCGGCCTCGACGTCGCCCGCTACACCGCGGCGCTGATGCGGGCCGACATGGCCGCCTATGACGGCGATCCCACCAAGTACACGCAGTCGCTGGGCTGCTGGCACGGCTTCATCGCCCAGCAGAAGCTGATCTCGGTCAAGAAGCACTTTGGCAAGACCGATCGCACCTATTTGTACCTGTCCGGCTGGATGATCGCGGCGTTGCGCTCCGAGTTCGGTCCGCTGCCCGACCAGTCGATGCACGAGAAGACCTCGGTGCCGGCGCTGATCGAAGAACTCTACACCTTCCTGCGTCAGGCCGACTCGCGCGAGCTGAACGATATCTTCCGCAACCTCGATAAGGCCCGCAAGGAAGGCGACAAGACCCGAGAGAAGGAGTTGATCGAGAAGATCGACAACTTCCAGACCCATGTCGTGCCCGTCATCGCCGACATCGACGCCGGCTTCGGCAATGCGGAGGCGACCTATCTGCTCGCCAAGAAGATGATCGAGGCGGGTGCCTGCGCGCTCCAGATCGAGAACCAGGTCTCGGACGAGAAGCAGTGCGGCCACCAGGACGGCAAGGTGACCGTGCCGCACGAGGTGTTCCTGGCCAAGATCCGGGCCTGCCGCCACGCTTTCCTCGAACTCGGCGTCGAAGACGGCATCGTCGTGACCCGCACCGACTCGCTCGGTGCCGGCCTGACCCAGCAGATCGCGGTCAGCCACAAGCCCGGCGACCTCGGTGACCAGTACAACAGCTTCCTGGATTGCGAGGAAGTGACGGCAGAGAACGCCCGCAATGGCGACGTCATCATCAACCGCAACGGCAAGATGATGCGTCCGAAGCGGCTGCCCTCCAATCTGTATCAGTTCCGCCCGGGCACCGGCGAAGACCGTTGCGTGCTGGACTGCATCACCTCGCTGCAGAACGGCGCCGACCTGCTCTGGATCGAGACCGAGAAGCCGCATATCGAGCAGATCGCCAAGATGGTCGACCGGATCCGCAAGGTGGTTCCGAACGCCAAGCTCGCCTACAACAACTCGCCCTCGTTCAACTGGACGCTCAACTTCCGTTGGCAGGTCTACGACGCGATGAAGGAAGCGGGCAAGGACGTCAGCAAGTACAATCGTGCCGAGCTGATGAAGCCGGAATACGACGATACGCCGCTGGCGCAGGAAGCCGACGAGCGCATCCGTACCTTCCAGGCGGATTCGGCCAAGCGTGCCGGCATCTTCCACCACCTGATCACGTTGCCGACCTATCACACGGCGGCGCTCTCGACCGACAATCTTGCGAAGGAATATTTCGGCGACCAGGGCATGCTCGGTTACGTCAAGAACGTCCAGCGCGCCGAGATCCGTCAGGGTATCGCCTGCGCCAAGCATCAGAACATGGCGGGCTCCGACATCGGCGACGACCACAAGGAATACTTCGCCGGCGAGGCTGCCCTGAAGGCGGGCGGCGCCCACAACACGATGAACCAGTTCGGCTAA